Genomic DNA from Deltaproteobacteria bacterium:
CCGGAGTACGGCCGCAGTCAAAGAGGAGACCCCAAGGGCATCGGAGAGGTCCCGGACCTGTTCTTCATCGTGTTCGCGGAATTTCCAGTATTTCCCAAGAAGAGAGGTCCGCACCACAATCACCCTTTTACGGAAGATAAAATCCCGGATATCCTGTCTGAACAAATAGGGACAATATAGACAAGAACTTTGACATATCCGCCCATCTCTCTGGATCGCCATGATCGGGGTCGCAAAATCATCATAAATTAATGCTGTATTATCAACCAGTTAAAGCAGACACCCATCTTGAACAGTGTAGGCATATATTTTGCAGAACAGGGTCGTAATGTACGTAATCCAAACCTGAAAGGATATTTATGAATACCTTCACTTCCGAATCGGGAATACATCGTACGGCACCACAACAGGTCAAAGTCGACAAAGTTATTGATGCCCGCGGAATTTACTGTCCCGGCCCGTTGGTGGAACTGATTCGAGTAATGAGACTCTCTTCGCCGGGGACAATTTTCGAAGTCCTCTCCTCCGACAGGATCTCGACAAAAGATATCCCGGACTGGGTCAACAGATGCGGACATGAATATATCGGCATCCGGGAAAAGGCTGATTCCTGGAGTCTTTACATCAGGAAAAACAAGTAGGAATTCTCCTGCGGAACTATCGCAGGGCAAAGAGAACCGTCCCGATCATCCCCAGGGCCGCCAGAAGTTTTACCATCGTGCCGGACACCCTTCCCAAAAATGCACCAACACCGGACCGGAAGGAATGCCTCAGGTCTCTCTGGGTCGTCCATTCATAGAAAAAGGCCCCGAAAAAAGCCCCGGCAAAAAGACCCGGGAGGGCGCCGATCCCGAAGAAAAGAGGAGCACACAGGACCGCACCGATGATCCCGCCCACAAGGGACGCAACCGCACCCTTCCGGGAAGCACCAAACCGCTTTGCCCCGGCCATTCCGAGCAGATATTCCAACCCTTCCGCCGCAACGGCAATCACCGCAAGAACGGCGAGGAGGGTCAGTCCAAGCTTCTCAAAACTGTCGGCGTACCCATAAAGAAAGGATGTAACCAGGATCAGCCACGTCCCGGGCAAACCGAAAAATATTGCGAAAAATCCAACCAGGAAGAAGAAGAGGAGGAGGATAAATCCGACTGTTTCCATCGTACTCTTTCAGAAAGAAGCTTGCAGGCCAAAGACGGATCAAGCCTCCCGTCAGCCACGAGCCGGCTTGGCAAACTTCTGAAAGATGACCAGGATCGGGCTGGCAATAAAAATGGAGGAGTAGGTCCCAACCACAATCCCCACCGTCAGCGCGAAGGCGAAGTCATGGATGACCTCCCCGCCCAGGAAAAGAAGAATGATGACCACAATCAGCGTCGTTAACGATGTCAGGATGGTCCGGCTCAAGGTCTCATTGATACTACGATTGATTGTCTCCTCATAGGACTC
This window encodes:
- a CDS encoding sulfurtransferase TusA family protein, which codes for MNTFTSESGIHRTAPQQVKVDKVIDARGIYCPGPLVELIRVMRLSSPGTIFEVLSSDRISTKDIPDWVNRCGHEYIGIREKADSWSLYIRKNK
- a CDS encoding DUF456 domain-containing protein, which translates into the protein METVGFILLLFFFLVGFFAIFFGLPGTWLILVTSFLYGYADSFEKLGLTLLAVLAVIAVAAEGLEYLLGMAGAKRFGASRKGAVASLVGGIIGAVLCAPLFFGIGALPGLFAGAFFGAFFYEWTTQRDLRHSFRSGVGAFLGRVSGTMVKLLAALGMIGTVLFALR